The following are from one region of the Rhodopirellula sp. P2 genome:
- a CDS encoding efflux RND transporter periplasmic adaptor subunit has product MNPSEQVMGIHRRLRHTGLLFTMMTATTFCHSHASAQSTTGEEAAAVVTLPKAQWGASGIRIEPVQRSAFSKTLSLTGKISLNQDRVAHIYSMVEGTVDDVSVSLGQNVQKDELLAVIHSREVGAAKLELYQARLQLELANTQKELQTTIAKNTNELLLALRSNMEITEIEKKFHDRPMGAYRERALASYAAYLKSAADVMRLEGVTQSGAVSGKTLLAATSSRNADLAIFQSRIEQIQYELQTSTLMTSQAVKEAEAKVLVAVTSLKILNVDAKEIDAIDPVKQGETLSHYAIRAPFDGTVLSKDVVLREQVRPDVMLLSIADLSTVWVTANVYEEHLPLLNSFKDQTIVLRNDAFPDRKFTAKVFYTGEIMDETTRTISLRAIASNPKHDLKPGMFVNIELPTAQQTGSIVIPSSAVQQHDGESFVFVLQGVNRFHRRDVRVGATSGGDVVVQAGLGEGESIVTGGGFILKSQLLAELMGEE; this is encoded by the coding sequence ATGAATCCATCTGAACAAGTAATGGGAATCCATCGTCGCTTGCGGCACACAGGACTGCTTTTTACCATGATGACTGCCACGACATTTTGCCATTCGCATGCGTCGGCTCAATCGACCACCGGGGAAGAAGCTGCCGCTGTCGTGACACTGCCGAAAGCCCAGTGGGGAGCCTCGGGCATCCGCATTGAACCGGTGCAACGCAGCGCATTTAGCAAGACGCTCAGTCTGACCGGGAAAATCTCTCTCAACCAGGATCGTGTCGCTCACATCTATTCGATGGTCGAGGGAACCGTTGATGATGTTTCGGTCAGTCTGGGGCAAAACGTTCAAAAGGATGAGTTGCTTGCGGTCATTCACAGTCGCGAAGTTGGGGCGGCAAAACTCGAGCTGTATCAAGCCCGCTTGCAGTTGGAGCTAGCCAACACGCAGAAAGAACTGCAGACGACGATCGCCAAGAACACCAATGAACTGCTGCTCGCGTTGAGGAGCAACATGGAAATCACGGAGATCGAAAAGAAATTCCATGACCGACCCATGGGAGCATATCGGGAGCGAGCTTTGGCCTCCTACGCTGCCTATTTGAAGTCTGCCGCAGACGTGATGCGACTCGAGGGAGTGACGCAATCCGGTGCCGTTTCAGGCAAAACCCTGCTCGCGGCAACCTCTAGCCGAAACGCTGATTTGGCAATCTTTCAATCTCGCATCGAGCAAATTCAATACGAATTGCAAACCTCCACCTTGATGACTTCGCAGGCGGTCAAAGAAGCGGAGGCGAAAGTCTTGGTGGCCGTGACAAGTCTGAAAATTTTGAATGTGGATGCCAAGGAAATCGACGCGATTGATCCCGTCAAGCAAGGCGAAACACTCTCTCACTATGCGATCCGAGCGCCCTTTGACGGCACCGTGTTGAGCAAAGACGTCGTGTTGCGTGAGCAAGTCCGACCGGATGTGATGTTGTTGAGCATTGCCGATCTTTCGACGGTCTGGGTGACGGCGAACGTCTACGAAGAACATCTGCCACTGTTGAACTCCTTCAAAGACCAAACGATCGTTCTACGCAATGATGCATTTCCTGACCGCAAATTCACGGCCAAGGTCTTTTATACCGGCGAGATCATGGATGAGACGACGCGAACGATTTCATTGCGAGCGATCGCTTCCAATCCGAAGCATGACTTGAAGCCCGGGATGTTCGTCAACATTGAATTGCCAACTGCGCAGCAGACGGGATCGATTGTCATTCCTTCGTCGGCAGTGCAACAGCACGACGGGGAGTCCTTTGTGTTCGTCTTGCAAGGCGTCAATCGGTTCCACCGAAGGGACGTTCGGGTCGGGGCAACCAGTGGAGGGGACGTCGTTGTTCAGGCAGGGCTCGGGGAAGGCGAATCGATTGTGACCGGCGGCGGATTCATCTTGAAGTCACAATTGCTGGCCGAATTGATGGGGGAAGAATAG
- a CDS encoding multidrug effflux MFS transporter — translation MILKTQMESEPEPKQALPLGEFVTLMALMMALVALAIDAMLPALPIIGEELGATHANDSQLIVSLLFFGMALGQLFFGPLSDSVGRKPALSAGLGLFIAGSMISMFAGSFTLVLVGRFVQGLGVAGPRSVSLALIRDQYHGRPMARVMSFVMTIFILVPVIAPTLGQGILWVADWRAIFGVLAILALMLFGWFAWRQPETLLSAQRVPYSTRRLLHVTREIGMNPIALGYTVVAGLVSGAFLGFLSSAPQIFQQQYGLGSLFPIYFAVLASSAGVASLLNANLVMRFGMSVLISRAMRLLAVTSVVFLGFAFLHAGSPPLWTTMGYLIVIFFAIGILFGNLNSMAMEPLGHVAGIGAALVGSVSTLISVPLGILIGHSYNETILPLVSGFAVLGALSLVVMRWINSESIRPCTAIQ, via the coding sequence ATGATATTGAAAACGCAGATGGAATCGGAACCGGAACCGAAACAGGCTCTACCGCTGGGTGAGTTTGTCACTTTGATGGCGTTGATGATGGCCTTGGTCGCTCTGGCGATCGATGCCATGTTGCCAGCCTTGCCGATCATTGGGGAGGAACTGGGGGCCACGCACGCCAACGACAGTCAACTCATCGTGTCGCTGTTGTTCTTTGGCATGGCGCTGGGGCAATTGTTCTTTGGCCCTCTCTCGGACAGTGTTGGCCGGAAACCGGCGCTCAGTGCGGGATTGGGACTCTTCATCGCTGGCTCGATGATTTCGATGTTCGCTGGGAGCTTCACGTTGGTGTTGGTGGGACGCTTTGTGCAGGGACTCGGCGTGGCTGGTCCACGAAGCGTTTCGCTGGCGTTGATTCGCGATCAGTATCACGGCCGGCCGATGGCACGCGTGATGTCGTTTGTGATGACGATCTTCATCCTGGTGCCAGTGATCGCGCCCACCTTGGGCCAGGGAATTCTGTGGGTGGCGGATTGGCGGGCGATCTTTGGGGTGCTGGCCATCCTCGCCTTGATGTTGTTTGGCTGGTTTGCCTGGCGACAGCCGGAAACTCTATTGTCGGCTCAGCGTGTGCCCTACTCAACCCGACGGCTCTTGCACGTCACCCGTGAGATCGGCATGAATCCGATTGCCTTGGGGTACACGGTCGTTGCCGGTTTGGTGTCGGGAGCGTTTTTGGGGTTCCTGAGTTCGGCTCCCCAGATTTTCCAGCAGCAATACGGTCTCGGATCGCTGTTTCCGATCTACTTTGCTGTGTTGGCGTCGTCCGCGGGAGTGGCATCGCTTTTGAATGCCAACTTGGTGATGCGATTTGGAATGAGCGTTTTGATCAGCCGTGCCATGCGTTTGCTGGCCGTCACGTCCGTTGTCTTCCTGGGATTCGCGTTCCTGCATGCAGGCAGTCCCCCGTTGTGGACCACGATGGGCTACCTGATCGTGATCTTCTTTGCCATTGGGATTCTGTTTGGCAATCTGAATTCGATGGCCATGGAACCGCTCGGACATGTTGCCGGGATAGGAGCCGCTCTGGTGGGCTCCGTTTCGACTTTGATTTCGGTGCCGCTCGGCATCCTGATTGGACACAGTTACAACGAGACCATCTTGCCACTGGTCAGTGGCTTCGCAGTCCTCGGGGCTCTGTCTTTGGTGGTCATGCGCTGGATCAACAGCGAATCAATCCGACCGTGCACCGCGATTCAATGA
- a CDS encoding ArsR/SmtB family transcription factor encodes MNPQEASQCCGPLDASLDADLFKALGEPTRLKLLSCLAKCGRPCSVTELAECCVVDLSVVSRHLSALEKAGILTATKEGRTVFYAVRYKHLSDSFRMLAKAFEECRPKRSGKKATS; translated from the coding sequence ATGAATCCACAAGAAGCCTCTCAGTGTTGCGGGCCGCTCGACGCCTCGCTTGATGCGGACCTGTTCAAAGCCCTCGGTGAACCGACGCGGTTGAAACTGCTTTCGTGTTTGGCCAAGTGCGGACGGCCATGCTCCGTCACCGAACTCGCGGAATGCTGCGTGGTGGACTTGTCCGTGGTTTCGCGGCACCTCAGCGCCCTTGAAAAGGCGGGGATCCTCACTGCCACGAAAGAAGGCCGCACCGTTTTCTACGCCGTGCGATACAAGCATCTCAGCGATTCCTTTCGCATGCTCGCGAAGGCATTCGAGGAATGTCGTCCCAAACGCAGTGGGAAGAAGGCCACGTCTTGA
- the arsB gene encoding ACR3 family arsenite efflux transporter → MAKSEQTAISFFEKNLTYWVALCMVIGVLIGKFLPAIPEFLAKFEYANVSIPIAFLIWLMIYPMMMKVDFASIKNVGKNPKGLFVTWIVNWLIKPFTMFGIAAFFFYVVFKPWISPELAKDYLAGAVLLGSAPCTAMVFVWSHLTRGNAAYTVVQVATNDLIILVAFTPIVAFLLGIGGITIPWMTLIISVILFVVVPLAGGVLTRNLVIRSQGEEYFENAFLPKFNNITIAGLLLTLVLIFSFQGEVILSNPLHIVLIAIPLIIQTVLIFFLAYGVCYKLHCRHSIAAPAGMIGASNFFELSVAVAITLFGASSPVVLATIVGVLVEVPVMLALVAYANRTSQSFAAFEPPTEGEVAP, encoded by the coding sequence ATGGCCAAATCGGAACAGACTGCGATCAGCTTCTTTGAAAAAAACCTGACGTACTGGGTCGCTCTTTGCATGGTGATCGGGGTGCTGATCGGCAAGTTTCTGCCGGCGATCCCGGAGTTCCTTGCCAAGTTCGAGTACGCCAACGTTTCGATCCCGATCGCCTTCCTGATCTGGTTGATGATCTACCCGATGATGATGAAGGTCGACTTTGCCAGCATCAAAAATGTGGGCAAGAACCCCAAAGGATTGTTTGTCACTTGGATCGTCAACTGGTTGATCAAACCGTTCACGATGTTCGGAATCGCCGCGTTCTTTTTCTACGTGGTGTTCAAACCTTGGATCTCACCCGAACTGGCCAAAGACTACCTGGCAGGTGCTGTTCTGCTCGGTTCTGCACCGTGCACCGCGATGGTTTTCGTCTGGAGCCACCTGACTCGTGGCAACGCCGCTTACACCGTCGTTCAAGTCGCAACGAATGACTTGATCATCTTGGTTGCCTTCACCCCCATCGTGGCGTTCTTGCTCGGCATCGGTGGGATCACGATTCCCTGGATGACACTGATCATCTCGGTGATCCTGTTCGTCGTTGTCCCACTGGCAGGCGGCGTTCTGACGAGAAATTTGGTGATTCGATCCCAAGGCGAGGAGTACTTTGAAAACGCATTCCTCCCCAAGTTCAACAACATCACGATCGCGGGGTTGTTGCTGACCTTGGTGCTGATCTTTTCGTTCCAAGGGGAAGTGATCCTCAGCAATCCGCTGCACATCGTGTTGATCGCCATCCCGCTGATCATTCAAACGGTGCTGATTTTCTTTCTGGCCTACGGGGTCTGCTACAAACTGCATTGCCGGCACAGCATCGCGGCTCCCGCCGGCATGATCGGTGCTTCGAACTTCTTCGAGCTATCCGTTGCCGTGGCGATCACGCTTTTTGGTGCATCCTCCCCCGTGGTGCTGGCCACAATCGTGGGTGTCCTGGTGGAGGTCCCCGTGATGCTGGCCCTGGTCGCCTACGCCAACCGAACGAGCCAGTCATTTGCTGCCTTTGAACCGCCCACTGAAGGCGAGGTTGCTCCTTGA
- the arsA gene encoding arsenical pump-driving ATPase, which yields MKFLEHPTRNLFFTGKGGVGKTSVACATAVKLADAGKKVLLVSTDPASNLDEVLGVTLGNHPTPVPEIPTLFAMNLDPEKSAAEYRERMVGPYRGLLPEAAVKSMEEQFSGSCTLEIAAFDEFSRLLGDPSATAEFEHVIFDTAPTGHTLRLLTLPSAWDGFMEQNTTGTSCLGPLAGLQAQQKLYQESVKALGDSAATTLVLVARAEPSALREANRTSTELAELGVENQHLVVNGVFQAIDSSDPYAVTLQERGVKALDAMPEGLRELPQTIVPLSPNGMLGIDSLRLLGTVDSAAVAAAIDEGSEPGNDLPLLSELIDDLVAPGHGVILAMGKGGVGKTTVAAAVAVAIAERGYNVQLSTTDPAAHLAAAMNDERLPNLSVSRIDPEVETAKYSAQVLGKAGKDLDEQGKALLEEDLRSPCTEEIAVFRAFADAVASGTNQFVVLDTAPTGHTVLLLDSALAYHREVTRQSSEMPEAVENLLPRLRDPDFTRVLIVTLPESTPVHEAAALQRDLRRAEIEPYAWVINQVLSPLPLTDPLMKQRQSHEQPYLREVSEVQANRVAIIPWQIEPPTGLQGLRRLTHSDLSPSAS from the coding sequence ATGAAATTCTTAGAACATCCCACCCGCAATTTGTTCTTCACAGGAAAAGGTGGGGTTGGGAAAACTTCGGTGGCGTGTGCGACCGCCGTCAAGCTTGCCGATGCGGGCAAGAAGGTGTTGCTGGTTTCCACCGACCCGGCCTCCAATCTCGATGAAGTGTTGGGCGTCACGCTTGGAAACCATCCGACACCGGTTCCTGAGATTCCAACATTGTTTGCGATGAACCTGGACCCTGAAAAGTCGGCGGCGGAGTATCGGGAGCGGATGGTCGGTCCGTATCGCGGGCTGTTGCCGGAGGCGGCCGTGAAAAGCATGGAAGAACAGTTTTCTGGTTCGTGCACCCTTGAGATCGCGGCCTTTGATGAGTTCTCTCGTTTGCTGGGGGATCCCTCCGCCACGGCTGAATTTGAGCATGTCATTTTCGACACCGCGCCCACGGGCCACACGTTGCGGTTGCTCACATTGCCATCGGCGTGGGATGGGTTCATGGAGCAGAACACGACAGGGACCAGTTGCCTTGGACCATTGGCGGGACTGCAGGCTCAGCAGAAGCTCTATCAAGAGTCGGTGAAGGCACTCGGTGATTCCGCCGCCACCACGTTGGTGTTGGTCGCGCGAGCCGAACCGAGCGCTCTGCGGGAAGCCAATCGAACCAGCACGGAACTGGCTGAACTCGGAGTGGAAAATCAGCATCTTGTGGTCAACGGTGTCTTCCAGGCCATCGACTCAAGCGACCCCTATGCAGTCACCCTGCAAGAGCGAGGTGTCAAGGCGCTGGACGCGATGCCAGAGGGGTTGCGGGAGCTTCCGCAGACGATTGTGCCACTCAGCCCCAATGGGATGCTCGGGATTGATTCCCTTCGTCTGCTGGGGACGGTCGATTCCGCTGCGGTTGCCGCGGCAATCGACGAGGGTTCGGAGCCAGGCAATGATTTGCCGCTGCTATCGGAGTTGATCGATGATTTGGTCGCTCCTGGCCACGGCGTCATCTTGGCGATGGGCAAAGGTGGCGTTGGCAAGACCACCGTTGCCGCGGCGGTCGCGGTGGCCATTGCGGAACGCGGGTACAACGTTCAGCTTTCCACGACGGATCCAGCGGCTCATCTTGCCGCCGCCATGAACGACGAACGCTTGCCGAATTTGTCGGTCAGTCGCATTGATCCCGAAGTCGAGACGGCCAAGTATTCGGCCCAGGTGTTGGGCAAAGCGGGCAAGGACCTGGACGAGCAAGGCAAGGCACTTCTCGAAGAAGACTTGCGATCACCTTGCACCGAAGAGATTGCTGTCTTCCGTGCGTTTGCCGATGCCGTTGCTAGCGGTACCAACCAATTTGTCGTGCTCGACACGGCTCCCACAGGGCACACGGTGTTGTTGCTTGATTCCGCATTGGCCTATCACCGCGAGGTCACACGGCAATCCAGCGAGATGCCAGAAGCTGTGGAAAACCTGCTTCCACGACTCCGTGATCCGGACTTCACCCGGGTGTTGATCGTGACGCTGCCTGAATCGACCCCAGTGCATGAAGCGGCCGCACTCCAGCGCGACCTGCGACGAGCTGAGATCGAGCCATACGCATGGGTGATCAACCAAGTGCTTTCCCCACTGCCTCTGACCGATCCGTTGATGAAGCAGCGGCAATCGCATGAGCAACCGTACTTGCGTGAAGTCAGCGAGGTTCAGGCCAATCGAGTCGCCATCATTCCCTGGCAGATTGAACCGCCGACCGGACTTCAGGGACTCCGTCGACTGACTCACTCGGATCTCAGTCCCTCGGCGTCTTAG
- the arsD gene encoding arsenite efflux transporter metallochaperone ArsD, producing MKNVQVYDKPMCCSTGVCGPEVDPVLPKFAADLDWLKGQGHQVDRFNLAQQPQAFIENKVIHQLLSTAGTDCLPVVLVDGEIVSQAGYPSREELAGWVEGAAAEQGLPVAKSGGGCCGTSGCC from the coding sequence ATGAAAAACGTTCAGGTCTATGACAAACCCATGTGTTGCTCGACCGGGGTGTGTGGTCCCGAGGTCGATCCCGTGCTGCCCAAGTTCGCCGCGGATCTGGATTGGCTCAAGGGACAAGGCCATCAGGTGGACCGCTTCAACTTGGCTCAGCAGCCACAAGCGTTCATTGAGAACAAGGTGATTCACCAACTGTTGAGCACCGCCGGAACGGATTGCTTGCCAGTGGTTCTGGTCGACGGGGAGATCGTCAGCCAAGCCGGTTATCCCTCCCGGGAAGAACTCGCGGGCTGGGTCGAAGGAGCTGCAGCCGAGCAAGGGTTGCCGGTTGCGAAATCAGGTGGCGGTTGTTGTGGAACGAGTGGTTGTTGCTAG
- a CDS encoding c-type cytochrome, producing MIKLTSLRLSRDAMALAVVSLMIASAWLVWQPWDHAVPATPSTPVPWVANQAVYAAQAYPPGKLGEIVRLGETLVNETNEHPLTKPFIGNALKCTSCHLDGGRHEQAGSFIGVAAAYPAYSPREQRVITLEDRILNCFIRSQNGTRPANGSEVPVAIAAYITWLSQGTPLKMNPEKPLGPNHMTLLSDPPQPASIERGESLYLDRCADCHSEDGLGTEEGPPVWGEESFNDGAGLAGVPKLASWLKVAMPLDDTDLSDQEAFDVAAFMNSHSRPKFHPN from the coding sequence ATGATCAAACTCACCTCCCTTCGTTTGTCGCGTGACGCCATGGCATTGGCGGTCGTTTCGCTCATGATCGCTTCGGCTTGGCTGGTTTGGCAGCCTTGGGACCACGCCGTACCGGCAACGCCATCCACGCCAGTTCCATGGGTTGCCAATCAGGCTGTCTACGCTGCGCAGGCGTACCCGCCCGGGAAACTGGGTGAAATCGTTCGGCTGGGGGAGACGTTGGTGAACGAAACCAACGAACACCCGCTGACGAAACCGTTCATTGGCAATGCGTTGAAGTGCACGTCGTGTCATCTCGATGGGGGCCGGCACGAGCAGGCGGGCTCGTTCATTGGAGTGGCGGCCGCGTACCCGGCCTACTCACCGCGCGAGCAACGTGTGATCACGCTGGAGGACCGGATTTTGAATTGCTTCATTCGCAGCCAAAACGGCACACGACCCGCGAATGGTTCCGAAGTTCCCGTCGCGATCGCGGCTTACATCACTTGGTTGTCTCAGGGCACTCCGCTGAAGATGAACCCAGAGAAGCCGCTTGGTCCCAACCACATGACGTTGCTAAGCGATCCTCCCCAACCTGCCAGCATCGAACGAGGTGAATCGCTCTACTTGGATCGCTGTGCCGATTGCCATTCCGAGGACGGTCTCGGAACGGAGGAAGGGCCACCGGTTTGGGGTGAGGAGTCTTTCAATGATGGAGCGGGACTGGCGGGCGTGCCCAAGTTGGCGTCCTGGCTGAAGGTCGCGATGCCACTGGATGACACGGACCTGTCCGACCAAGAAGCGTTTGACGTGGCTGCCTTCATGAATTCACACAGTCGCCCCAAGTTCCATCCGAACTGA
- a CDS encoding class I SAM-dependent methyltransferase, with translation MKRMLSIVLFGLTIASAWTATAQDKGIAVDVSPADAKGTATVIPDGINDKFKDPELNVDEWLERFEVESREVYGARKQVLQACGIKPGERIADVGAGTGFYSRLFAKTTGWDGWVYSVDISPKFLQHIAARATADGIENLTTVLGTDVSIRLPPESVDLVFICDTYHHFESPQQSLASIYRALKPGGRLVLIDFDRIPGVTREFLMGHVRAGKEVFQSEVVEAGFEFTDEVKVDAFEENYLLRFSKPAK, from the coding sequence ATGAAACGAATGTTATCGATTGTTCTCTTTGGCCTCACAATCGCCTCGGCATGGACAGCGACGGCACAGGACAAGGGGATCGCGGTGGACGTGTCTCCGGCCGACGCGAAGGGAACCGCCACGGTCATTCCGGATGGCATCAATGACAAGTTCAAAGACCCGGAACTGAACGTCGACGAATGGCTGGAACGGTTTGAGGTCGAAAGCCGCGAGGTGTATGGGGCTCGCAAGCAAGTGTTGCAGGCCTGTGGGATCAAGCCCGGCGAACGCATCGCGGATGTGGGAGCTGGCACCGGGTTCTACAGCCGTCTATTCGCCAAGACGACTGGATGGGACGGGTGGGTTTATAGCGTCGACATTTCGCCCAAATTCCTGCAGCACATCGCCGCCAGAGCGACCGCGGACGGCATCGAGAATCTCACCACTGTGTTGGGAACCGATGTGTCGATTCGTCTGCCACCCGAATCGGTTGATTTGGTGTTCATCTGTGACACCTACCACCACTTTGAAAGCCCGCAGCAGTCACTCGCGTCCATCTACCGAGCGTTGAAGCCGGGGGGGCGATTGGTCCTGATCGACTTCGATCGAATTCCAGGTGTGACACGCGAATTTTTGATGGGACATGTGCGAGCTGGAAAAGAAGTCTTCCAAAGCGAAGTCGTCGAAGCAGGCTTTGAATTCACCGACGAAGTCAAAGTCGATGCCTTCGAAGAAAACTATCTGTTGCGGTTTTCAAAGCCAGCCAAGTAG
- a CDS encoding ABC transporter ATP-binding protein, protein MSEVPVKEPVDSVAPVAAVPPVGAVEPAIVASVLTKRYGSGNTEVVAMREASMTVQAGEVVALLGPSGSGKSTFLTAIGLINPPTSGTIAIRGTVVLEGELPRVNLRAFRREHIGYVFQKSNLIPFLSAIENVQIAMLLNGESKRASRKRAFELMDYLGVADRADNLPSMLSGGQQQRVAVARSLANRPSVILADEPTAALDGHRGRQVMELFAKVAHEQGSAVIVVTHDHRSLDVFDTTYEMEDGVIAKSHHSLSGISS, encoded by the coding sequence ATGAGCGAAGTGCCCGTCAAGGAACCCGTTGATTCGGTGGCCCCAGTCGCTGCGGTGCCCCCAGTCGGTGCGGTGGAACCTGCCATCGTGGCTTCGGTTTTGACCAAGCGATACGGCAGCGGGAACACCGAAGTGGTGGCGATGCGAGAGGCATCGATGACGGTTCAAGCAGGCGAGGTCGTCGCCTTGCTGGGCCCCAGCGGCAGCGGCAAGTCAACCTTTTTGACCGCCATTGGACTGATCAACCCGCCGACCTCTGGGACGATCGCGATTCGTGGGACGGTTGTTTTGGAAGGCGAATTGCCCCGCGTCAATTTGCGTGCTTTTCGCCGGGAACACATCGGGTACGTTTTTCAAAAATCAAATTTGATTCCGTTTCTGTCTGCCATTGAAAATGTTCAGATCGCGATGCTGCTCAATGGGGAATCCAAGCGTGCTTCGCGAAAGCGAGCGTTCGAGCTGATGGACTATCTTGGGGTCGCGGATCGAGCCGACAATTTGCCTTCGATGTTGTCCGGGGGGCAACAGCAACGGGTTGCCGTGGCCCGTTCGCTGGCCAACCGGCCCAGCGTCATCCTGGCGGACGAACCAACTGCGGCGCTGGATGGTCATCGTGGCCGGCAGGTCATGGAACTGTTCGCCAAGGTCGCTCACGAGCAAGGCTCAGCGGTTATCGTTGTCACTCACGACCATCGTTCGCTCGACGTGTTTGATACGACTTACGAAATGGAAGACGGCGTCATTGCCAAATCACACCACTCTCTCTCGGGAATTTCCTCATGA
- a CDS encoding ABC transporter permease, producing MNLAFKDIQHNLGRFVLTAIGIGMLLMVVMGMGGIYRGIIEDATLLVDRVDADIWVVQRDTRGPFAELSRVPPTLVHRVASVPGVESSREFVYHTIQRERLGKPLRIAVLGLDWPNDRGEWLPLAEGRSLRQAHYEMVADRSLGMSMGEQVRLGKDDYTVVGVTESMISASGDGLAFFSIADSQAIQFDNPGEAVRLERAARRARGEAFEAAVGQPSLLENASRPTAELPGIARSQVSAVMVKLSPDARPEEVASIIEGWGDVSVFTSDGQKELLLRGTVEKARRQIGMFRVLLTAIAAIIMALILYTLTLDKIHSIALLKLIGASNVVILGLILQQALVLGAVGYVIAYTLGSQLFPHFPRRVILADADLVQLAMVVIGISVGSSLMGIWKALQVSPNEALV from the coding sequence ATGAACTTGGCCTTCAAGGACATACAACACAACTTGGGGCGTTTCGTTCTGACGGCCATTGGGATTGGCATGCTGTTGATGGTCGTCATGGGCATGGGCGGGATCTACCGGGGCATCATCGAGGACGCCACGCTGTTGGTGGACCGTGTCGACGCAGACATCTGGGTGGTTCAACGCGATACTCGCGGGCCGTTTGCCGAACTCTCTCGCGTGCCTCCCACGCTGGTGCATCGTGTGGCGTCCGTGCCCGGTGTCGAGTCGTCTCGCGAGTTTGTGTATCACACCATTCAGCGGGAGCGATTGGGAAAACCGTTGCGAATCGCGGTGCTCGGGTTGGATTGGCCAAACGATCGTGGTGAGTGGTTGCCGCTGGCGGAGGGACGTTCGCTTCGTCAGGCTCACTATGAAATGGTGGCGGATCGTTCGCTGGGCATGAGCATGGGTGAGCAGGTCCGATTGGGAAAGGACGACTACACCGTGGTTGGCGTCACCGAGAGCATGATCAGTGCCAGCGGTGACGGGCTGGCGTTCTTTTCGATCGCCGACTCGCAGGCGATTCAATTTGACAATCCAGGCGAAGCGGTTCGCTTGGAACGAGCGGCCCGGCGTGCTCGCGGTGAAGCCTTTGAGGCAGCGGTTGGCCAGCCGTCGCTGCTGGAGAATGCCTCGAGGCCGACGGCAGAGCTTCCCGGGATCGCGCGGTCTCAGGTGAGTGCCGTGATGGTCAAATTGTCGCCTGACGCGAGGCCGGAGGAGGTGGCGTCGATCATCGAAGGTTGGGGGGATGTTTCGGTCTTCACCAGCGATGGCCAAAAGGAATTGTTGTTGCGCGGGACGGTCGAAAAGGCGCGACGTCAGATCGGGATGTTCCGGGTTTTGCTGACCGCGATCGCAGCGATCATCATGGCGTTGATTCTGTACACCCTGACGTTGGACAAAATTCACTCGATCGCATTGTTGAAACTGATCGGTGCATCCAACGTGGTCATCCTCGGATTGATTTTGCAGCAAGCTTTGGTGCTCGGTGCGGTGGGGTACGTCATCGCGTACACGTTGGGCAGCCAACTGTTTCCCCACTTCCCACGTCGCGTGATCCTTGCGGACGCGGACCTGGTTCAGCTTGCCATGGTGGTGATCGGGATTTCGGTCGGTTCCAGCCTGATGGGGATTTGGAAGGCCCTGCAAGTCTCACCCAACGAGGCATTGGTATGA